A DNA window from Mariprofundus aestuarium contains the following coding sequences:
- a CDS encoding PilT/PilU family type 4a pilus ATPase, which translates to MTENISIRQLLKVMVDKSASDLYLMAGTPPGYRINGTIHRLGEMQLDPVTVERLAGELMSEKQKADFSSNMEMNLSSAYPGLGRFRVNIYRQRGTVGMVIRQITTDIPTIDELNLPDVFKDISMTKRGLVLMVGATGSGKSTSLAAMVDWRNTNQAGHIITIEDPVEFMHQHKKCFVTQREVGSDTVSFQAALKNTLRQAPDVILLGEIRERDTMEHAIAFAETGHLAMATLHANNSNQALERIINFFPEEQHQQVYMNLAMNLRAILSQRLVKTAGGSRVAAIEVLINTPRIADLILKGDISTIKEAMEGGEQHGMHTFDQALFQLWQDGTISEIEALRNADSANNLRLKMKMKNIDDSKGDGGKAGVDEILQKGSRDDDDGIELSI; encoded by the coding sequence ATGACCGAAAATATCTCGATTCGCCAGCTGTTAAAGGTCATGGTGGATAAAAGCGCCTCCGACCTCTACCTGATGGCAGGAACCCCTCCGGGTTATCGCATTAACGGCACAATCCACAGGCTCGGTGAAATGCAACTTGACCCGGTTACCGTTGAGCGTCTCGCAGGTGAACTGATGAGCGAGAAACAGAAGGCGGACTTCTCCTCAAACATGGAGATGAACCTCTCCTCTGCCTATCCGGGACTAGGGCGGTTCCGCGTCAATATCTATCGCCAACGTGGCACAGTGGGCATGGTGATCCGCCAGATTACCACCGACATTCCCACCATCGATGAACTCAATCTTCCCGATGTATTCAAGGATATCTCCATGACCAAGCGCGGACTGGTTCTGATGGTTGGAGCCACAGGTTCAGGTAAGTCAACCTCGCTAGCTGCCATGGTGGACTGGCGCAACACGAATCAGGCAGGCCATATCATCACCATTGAGGATCCGGTCGAGTTCATGCATCAACATAAAAAGTGCTTCGTCACCCAGCGCGAGGTCGGCTCCGATACCGTCTCATTTCAGGCCGCCCTGAAAAACACCCTGCGACAGGCGCCCGACGTCATTCTGCTCGGTGAAATTCGCGAACGTGACACCATGGAGCACGCCATCGCCTTTGCCGAGACCGGTCACCTCGCCATGGCTACACTGCATGCCAATAACTCCAATCAGGCACTGGAGCGCATCATTAACTTCTTCCCTGAGGAGCAGCATCAACAGGTCTACATGAACCTTGCCATGAACCTGCGTGCCATTCTTTCGCAACGACTGGTTAAAACCGCCGGCGGTAGTCGTGTTGCAGCCATTGAGGTTCTGATCAATACCCCGCGCATTGCCGACCTGATCCTCAAGGGAGATATCAGCACCATCAAAGAGGCGATGGAGGGCGGCGAGCAGCACGGCATGCACACCTTTGACCAGGCACTGTTTCAACTCTGGCAGGATGGCACCATTTCCGAGATCGAGGCGCTCAGAAACGCCGACTCAGCCAATAACCTGCGCCTGAAAATGAAAATGAAAAATATTGACGACTCCAAGGGTGATGGTGGAAAAGCAGGCGTCGATGAGATTTTACAGAAGGGCTCCAGAGATGATGACGACGGGATCGAACTATCTATCTAA
- a CDS encoding shikimate kinase has translation MVKLIDKQSHIYPILIGLMGSGKTSIGKLLSKELGVPFVDLDHYIVDKAGKTIPEIFAEQGEEGFREIEREALREVIGKPVVLSTGGGAVMREENRVLLEAHAPVIWLKSSLEFLAGRIDGDPNRPMIAGRDTLKTLQELAEIRYPYYTQCADYILHRGKMNKAASLQAVLEYLRQWQHEHAYD, from the coding sequence ATGGTCAAATTAATCGATAAACAGTCGCATATATATCCGATTCTTATCGGTCTGATGGGGTCTGGGAAAACCAGTATCGGAAAGCTCCTCTCCAAAGAACTTGGCGTGCCATTTGTCGATCTGGATCACTATATCGTTGATAAGGCGGGTAAAACCATCCCTGAAATCTTTGCTGAACAGGGCGAGGAGGGGTTTCGCGAGATTGAGCGTGAAGCACTGCGCGAGGTGATCGGCAAACCCGTGGTCTTATCAACCGGTGGCGGAGCTGTCATGCGTGAGGAGAACAGAGTTCTGTTAGAGGCTCACGCTCCGGTCATCTGGTTGAAGTCATCCCTTGAATTTCTCGCTGGTCGCATCGATGGCGACCCAAACCGCCCCATGATTGCCGGCCGCGATACATTGAAAACCCTGCAGGAGCTGGCAGAGATTCGCTATCCCTATTACACACAGTGCGCCGACTATATTTTACATCGCGGAAAGATGAATAAAGCTGCATCGCTACAGGCGGTTCTTGAGTATCTGAGACAGTGGCAGCATGAGCATGCATATGATTGA
- a CDS encoding YbeD family protein translates to MNEDTLLEFPCQFPIKVMGNNSANFENEIVMIVRRHIPQLGEAAVKSRPSKTGKYLSVTITFSAQSKAQIDEIYRAVHAHPEVRMML, encoded by the coding sequence ATGAATGAAGATACCCTTCTGGAGTTCCCCTGCCAGTTCCCGATCAAGGTAATGGGAAATAACAGCGCTAACTTTGAAAATGAGATTGTCATGATTGTCCGCCGCCATATTCCTCAGCTCGGAGAGGCCGCGGTCAAATCCAGACCAAGCAAAACAGGGAAGTACCTTTCGGTCACAATCACATTCTCTGCCCAGAGCAAGGCCCAGATTGATGAAATCTACAGGGCAGTGCATGCACACCCTGAAGTCAGGATGATGTTATAA
- a CDS encoding DUF3616 domain-containing protein, whose translation MRVASYLLSLLLFAPPAMAFDEINLHGAIHAEHDISAAAFLGDILVIGADEAVGHDKNENYIQLLKREGDNYRVSSNILVYRGDKEHGRELDIEGLAVEENRIYVNGSHALARKQIKPETEYKKNLNRLATIKMEPGRKQLFRLTLDSMNNVTERKQISLAKIISNDPILAPFSAIPSKENGVDIEAIAAKNGQLYLGFRGPVLRGGFVAVMQLDFDNPEKSYRLLYLNLGGLGIRGMVSVPDGFILLAGPVVELPNEYRLYHWNGLDTLPGSRNGTLKLISGIRPPAGGRAEAIAVEGATDLFYNIIIMFDGIKGGAPRRYTINR comes from the coding sequence ATGAGAGTCGCATCCTACCTTTTATCCCTGTTGCTGTTCGCCCCCCCGGCCATGGCATTTGATGAGATCAACCTGCACGGCGCAATTCATGCTGAGCACGATATCAGTGCAGCCGCTTTTCTGGGCGATATTCTTGTGATCGGTGCCGATGAAGCTGTTGGTCATGACAAAAATGAAAATTACATCCAGCTGCTTAAGCGCGAAGGTGACAACTACCGCGTCAGCAGCAACATACTCGTCTACAGGGGTGACAAGGAACATGGGCGCGAACTCGATATCGAGGGACTTGCTGTCGAGGAAAACCGCATCTACGTAAACGGCTCACACGCACTGGCCAGAAAACAAATCAAGCCTGAAACAGAGTACAAAAAGAACCTGAATCGGCTGGCTACGATTAAAATGGAACCGGGGCGCAAGCAACTCTTTCGATTAACACTGGATAGCATGAACAACGTGACCGAACGCAAACAGATCTCTCTCGCCAAGATCATAAGCAACGACCCCATTCTCGCCCCTTTTTCCGCCATCCCATCCAAGGAGAACGGCGTCGATATCGAAGCTATCGCAGCAAAAAACGGACAGCTCTACCTCGGTTTCCGGGGCCCTGTGCTTCGAGGCGGCTTCGTAGCGGTTATGCAGCTGGATTTCGACAACCCCGAAAAGAGCTATCGACTGCTCTACCTCAATCTTGGAGGGCTTGGCATTCGGGGTATGGTGAGTGTCCCTGACGGCTTCATCCTGCTTGCAGGCCCTGTTGTAGAACTACCGAATGAGTATCGCCTCTACCACTGGAATGGTCTCGACACCTTGCCCGGAAGCCGTAATGGGACGTTGAAATTGATCTCAGGGATCAGGCCGCCTGCTGGCGGTAGAGCAGAGGCAATTGCCGTGGAAGGCGCAACAGATCTGTTTTACAACATCATCATTATGTTTGATGGCATCAAGGGCGGCGCCCCCCGGCGCTACACAATCAACAGATGA
- a CDS encoding EF-hand domain-containing protein: protein MKRILLSIFAVAALSLPTAALAGHGHHGQGGPHADCPLGAHKCDSKAACPLGHKDCENHKNCPLGKHDCGKGTANLDSNKDGKVSLKEFTAAHNDRMKKKFEYLDANGDGFLTDADSDLRKAKRIDDSFTAADTNKDGTLSKEEYAAAKQARYGKKKECKFSDKK from the coding sequence ATGAAGCGCATTCTATTGTCAATTTTTGCTGTAGCAGCTCTATCGCTGCCCACCGCAGCACTGGCCGGCCATGGTCATCACGGGCAAGGTGGTCCTCATGCCGACTGCCCGCTGGGCGCCCATAAATGTGACAGCAAAGCTGCCTGTCCGCTTGGCCACAAGGATTGCGAAAACCACAAAAACTGCCCTCTCGGCAAGCATGATTGTGGCAAAGGCACGGCTAACCTGGACAGCAACAAAGACGGCAAGGTCTCTCTGAAAGAGTTCACCGCTGCACACAATGACCGCATGAAGAAGAAGTTTGAGTACCTTGATGCCAACGGTGATGGTTTCCTGACCGATGCGGACAGTGATCTGCGCAAAGCCAAACGCATAGACGACTCATTTACAGCAGCAGACACCAATAAAGATGGTACACTGAGCAAAGAGGAGTATGCCGCCGCAAAACAGGCACGTTATGGCAAAAAGAAAGAGTGCAAGTTCTCCGACAAGAAATAG
- the rsxA gene encoding electron transport complex subunit RsxA → MTEIALILLSAVLVNNYVLTKFLGICPFLGTSGKVETAVGMSFAVMFVMTLASTASWLVQKYVLVPLDLEYLQTIFFILIIASLVQFIEMMIHKTSPVLYQGLGIFLPLITTNCAVLGVAILNVQQEQTFLTSALYGFGAALGFALVLILFSGIRERIEIAPVPKLFKGSPLALITAGMMSLAFMGFSGLVKI, encoded by the coding sequence ATGACTGAAATTGCACTGATTCTGCTCTCGGCTGTACTGGTGAATAACTATGTGCTGACCAAGTTCCTTGGTATCTGCCCGTTTCTTGGCACCTCAGGTAAGGTGGAGACTGCCGTAGGCATGTCCTTTGCCGTGATGTTCGTGATGACGCTGGCATCGACCGCCTCATGGCTGGTGCAGAAGTATGTGCTGGTCCCACTTGATCTCGAATACCTGCAGACCATCTTCTTTATCCTGATCATCGCCTCGCTGGTGCAGTTTATTGAGATGATGATCCACAAAACCAGCCCGGTTCTCTATCAGGGTCTGGGCATCTTCCTGCCGTTGATTACCACCAACTGTGCAGTGCTCGGTGTGGCGATCCTTAATGTTCAGCAGGAGCAGACCTTTCTGACCTCCGCGCTCTATGGCTTTGGTGCAGCCCTTGGCTTTGCACTGGTGCTGATCCTCTTTTCCGGCATTCGCGAGCGTATCGAGATTGCGCCGGTTCCCAAGCTGTTCAAAGGTTCACCGCTGGCGCTGATTACCGCCGGCATGATGAGCCTGGCATTTATGGGCTTCTCTGGCCTCGTGAAGATTTAA
- the rsxB gene encoding electron transport complex subunit RsxB: MTQLLYALLSLGAFALLAGIVLAVAQKVFHVEGDPMVDKVDALLPQTQCGQCGYPGCKPYAEAVSSGAADVNHCVPGGERTMLAIADLMGVEPKDLEQEASAPMTAFVREDECIGCTLCIKACPVDAIVGAPKQYHTVISDHCTGCTLCIEPCPVDCIDMLMKPELIEHWSWPLPDTTRAQLGHERRDTHAGHA; this comes from the coding sequence ATGACACAGCTATTGTATGCACTGCTCAGTCTGGGCGCGTTTGCTCTGCTGGCCGGAATTGTTCTGGCCGTGGCGCAGAAAGTTTTCCATGTCGAGGGCGATCCGATGGTCGACAAGGTCGATGCGCTACTGCCGCAGACCCAGTGTGGTCAGTGCGGTTATCCCGGCTGCAAACCCTATGCTGAGGCAGTGTCCAGCGGTGCGGCTGATGTGAACCACTGTGTTCCCGGTGGTGAGCGTACCATGCTGGCCATCGCCGACCTGATGGGCGTGGAGCCCAAGGATCTCGAGCAGGAGGCGAGCGCGCCAATGACCGCTTTTGTACGCGAGGATGAGTGCATAGGTTGCACACTCTGCATCAAGGCCTGTCCAGTTGATGCGATTGTCGGTGCGCCGAAGCAGTATCACACCGTGATTTCCGATCACTGCACCGGCTGCACACTCTGTATTGAGCCCTGCCCGGTGGATTGCATTGATATGTTGATGAAACCTGAGTTGATTGAACACTGGTCCTGGCCGCTGCCGGACACCACCCGTGCACAACTGGGTCACGAAAGGCGGGACACCCATGCCGGCCATGCTTAG
- the rsxC gene encoding electron transport complex subunit RsxC, with product MPAMLRKLAQRLGMLQHSFAGGVHPEMFKVTAGLPIEVAPIAPVHILPMKQHIGEACSPLVKVGDRVLRGQKIAKSEGYLSVPVHAPTSGRVVRIEEHAIPHPSGMGLPCIFVESDGLDEVDESLEPMADWREINPAILRERVRMCGLAGLGGAVFPTFIKLIQDKRFPIETLVLNGIECEPWLTNDHRMMLENPDDILSGMAIVMHMVGAKSGIIAIEDNKPDAATAMREALSRASDMENVRVVVLPTRYPQGSEKQLIYSLTGKEVAAGRLPMHIGVVCQNVGTSKAVHDAVMLGRTLTERLVTVSGDACDNPATMSVRLGMPVRTLFAQRGLDDLSGLHLLHGGPMMGERLKNVDVPVIKSTTGLLAMSNATMQQAHTEEQPCIRCGHCSEACPVHLVPNLLADACRSDQFDKAENYHLFDCIECGSCSYVCPSNIPLVHYFRYGKGQIAQTRREQIFAEASRKRSEARDARIEAEKAEKAARRSRVRQEHAPVKTGETVEPEAKDATQEKS from the coding sequence ATGCCGGCCATGCTTAGAAAACTTGCCCAGAGACTCGGTATGCTGCAGCACAGCTTTGCTGGTGGTGTGCATCCCGAGATGTTTAAGGTGACAGCCGGCTTGCCGATTGAGGTGGCTCCGATTGCGCCTGTTCATATTCTGCCGATGAAACAGCATATCGGCGAGGCCTGCTCGCCACTGGTGAAGGTTGGAGACCGGGTGCTGCGTGGCCAGAAGATCGCCAAATCAGAAGGCTATCTCTCCGTACCGGTACATGCGCCGACCTCAGGGCGCGTGGTGAGGATCGAAGAGCATGCAATTCCGCACCCATCGGGTATGGGACTGCCATGTATTTTTGTTGAATCTGATGGTCTGGATGAGGTGGATGAGAGCCTTGAGCCAATGGCCGACTGGCGTGAAATTAACCCCGCCATTCTGCGGGAGAGAGTCCGTATGTGTGGCCTTGCCGGCCTTGGCGGTGCGGTATTCCCGACCTTTATCAAGCTGATTCAGGATAAGCGCTTTCCTATTGAAACACTGGTTCTCAATGGTATCGAGTGTGAGCCCTGGCTGACCAACGATCATCGAATGATGCTCGAGAACCCCGATGATATTTTAAGTGGCATGGCGATTGTCATGCATATGGTGGGTGCAAAATCCGGCATCATCGCGATTGAGGACAACAAACCTGATGCAGCTACTGCTATGCGCGAGGCTCTCTCCAGAGCCTCGGACATGGAGAACGTGCGAGTTGTTGTGCTGCCGACCCGTTATCCGCAGGGCAGTGAAAAGCAGCTGATCTATTCGCTGACCGGCAAAGAGGTGGCGGCTGGGCGGCTGCCGATGCATATCGGCGTTGTCTGTCAGAACGTGGGTACCAGCAAGGCTGTTCACGATGCTGTGATGCTGGGGCGCACACTTACCGAGAGGCTTGTTACCGTCAGTGGTGATGCCTGTGACAACCCGGCCACCATGTCAGTACGCCTGGGTATGCCGGTACGCACACTTTTTGCCCAGCGTGGGCTGGATGACCTCAGTGGTCTGCACCTGCTGCATGGTGGCCCGATGATGGGTGAACGGTTGAAGAACGTTGATGTGCCGGTGATTAAATCGACCACCGGACTCCTGGCGATGTCGAATGCAACGATGCAGCAGGCGCATACCGAAGAGCAGCCCTGTATTCGCTGCGGCCACTGCAGTGAGGCGTGCCCGGTTCATCTGGTGCCAAACCTGCTGGCTGATGCCTGTCGCAGTGATCAGTTCGACAAGGCTGAAAACTACCATCTTTTTGACTGTATTGAGTGCGGCAGCTGCTCTTATGTCTGCCCATCCAATATTCCGCTGGTTCACTATTTCCGCTACGGCAAAGGGCAGATCGCCCAGACCCGACGCGAACAGATCTTCGCTGAGGCATCGCGCAAACGTTCGGAGGCGCGTGATGCGCGTATCGAGGCGGAAAAGGCTGAGAAGGCTGCGCGTCGATCAAGGGTGCGGCAGGAACATGCACCTGTGAAAACAGGTGAAACAGTGGAACCAGAAGCAAAAGATGCAACACAGGAGAAGAGCTGA